The nucleotide window CTTTGCCTTTGTCCGTGAATGTCTTCACGCCATTCTCTTCCGTATACGTATCGTCCTTGATACCCCACGTATAATACGTCTGTGCTTCCTCACTTACGGCATAGTCGAGGAAACGGAAAGCAAGCTCCGGATTTTTGCTATCACGTGTAATGCCGAAGATACCACTTACCGGTGTACGTCCTACATAGAATTGATCCCCATGCGGTCCTTTCAGTGGCAAAATGCCTTTGAAGATGGGCTCAGCCGGATCATAATCCTTGAAGAGCGGGCTATAGACCATTGACATGTACCAGCTAAAATTAAACGTCGCTCCCGTCACATCCTGAGAGATGCGCGAGGTCACCTGATCACTTGTCGTACTGGCATAATCCACACCAAGCAGACCTTCTTTGTACAACCCGTTCAAGTAAGTCAGATATTCCTTATAGGCAGGCTCATAATAGCTGAAATGTACCTTGCCCTGATCGTCTGCATAGAATTGATTGGACAGATCCAGACCAAAGGCAGGACCAAAAGCCAACGATACAAATTTCGATTCCATGGACAGCGGAATTTCATCAGCCTGCCCATTGCCATTCGGGTCATCCGTCTTGAATTTGCGCAGCATCGCTGTGAACTCATCCAATGTGGTCGGTTCATTCAATCCCAGCTGCTTCAGCCAGCGTTGATTGATCATAAACACAGGCATATAGTTTCGGGTGAGCGTCTGCTGCGGGATATAATACATTTTACCATCTGGCGCCGTTAAACTGGCTTTAACCGAAGCGGACTTTTCATATATTTTTTTGAGATTCACGCCGTACTTCTCCACCAGTTCGTTAATCGGGATAAACAGACCACTGTTGATGTATTTCATGAGCTGATCCTGATCCGGCAGATAAACGATATCTGGCAATCCCGTACCCGCAGCCAGCCTCGGATTCACAGCATCCGCGTAATTCTGTGGTGGAATCAGATCCCAATCGACCTCAACACCGGCATTGCTCTCGATTTTCTTCACGATGGCGGCGGTAGACAGATCCACATTGGTCGTCCATGCGTTGGTTCCGAGAACAGACAATTTAGCATCCGGCTGATCGGTTACAGGACCTGCACCAGTGTAATTAAATACTGGTTCCGAGCTAGTTGGGGTACTTCCTGCATCAGTCCCCGCCCCTGTTCCGCCGCTACAACCCGCAAGGCTGATTGCCAGTATCGCTGCCATTACACTTTTTCTTCCTGCCCCTTTAAATCTCATCCATCATTCCTCCTTGGTATGAACAATCTGGAACAACCTTGGTCAATCCTGATGCTCGGGTAAAAAAGGCTATCCTTTCACGGCTCCGAGGGTGATTCCCTTAACGAAGTACCGTTGGATAAACGGGTAGATCGTAACAATCGGCAGAATGCTGACCACAATGGATACATAACGAACCTGAAGGGAGGAGACCGCCAGTGCGCCCGAAGTCATCGTGCCTCCCATCTTCTGCATCACTTCCGGCGAAGCCATGATCAGCACTCTTCGCAGGAACATCTGTAAGGGCTGCATATCTTGTTTGCCCAGATATAGTAGGGCCGAGAAAAAGTTGTTCCAGTGAAATACCGCATAGTACAGGGTAAGCACAGCCAGTGTCGGCTTAATGATCGGAACCGCCAGACGGTACAGCATCGTCAGCTCGTTGGCCCCGTCTATACTGGCACTCTCGAAGATTTCATTCGGAATGCCTTCAAAAGCCGAACGGCAGATCATAACGTTAAACGTAATGACCAGCACAGGCAGGACCATGACCCAGCGGGTATTGTATAGCCCCAGTGAGGTAATGAGCATATAGACCGGAATGAGTCCCCCCGAGAAATACATGGTGAATGCGATAAAAAAATTCAGTTTTCTACGCAGAAAAAATTGCTGTCTCGATAACGGAAAGGCGGCGAGGCATGTTGCCACGATGTTCAACAGTGTACCAACCACGGTGTACCAGACGGTGTTATAGAATGAAACCCACAACTCCTTGTATTGCAGGACCATTTGGTAACCTGACAGGGTGAACCCGACAGGCCACAGTACGACTTTTTGTTTGTCGATAGCATCCACCGAACTGAATGAAATACTGATCACGTATAGGAAGGGATACAACGTAATCACGACCGCCAGTATGGTCAGCACGTAGACACATCCGTAGAACAACCGATCACTACTCGATTTTTGCATACAGGATCTCCTTTGGGTTCGGTTATGTTGTTACCAAAGTGACATTTTGGTCAGGCGCCGGGTCATGGAATTGGCTGCAAAGACAAGCACAAATGTGATAATGGAGTTGAACAAACCCACTGCTGTGGCGAAGCCGTAGTTCTGTCCCTCAATCCCCATCCGGTAGACGTAGGTCGACAATACATCGGCGGTTTCATAGGTGGCTCCATTGTAGAGCAGATATACTTTCTCGAAGCCTACGCTCATAATGCCGCCAAGCGACAGGAGCAGGAGGATGACAATCGTTGGTTTGATGCTGGGAAGGGTCAGGTGCCAGAGCTCCTGAAACTTGTTGACCCCGTCAATTTTGCCGGAATCGTACATCTCGGGATCAATGCCCATAATGGCTGCAATGTAGATGATGGAGCTGAAGCCGAAGCTCTGCCAGATGTCTGAACTGGTGAAGATGGTCCGAAACCAGCCAGCCTCCATCATGAAGTTCACTTTGTCCATGCCAAGCTTGGCGATCAGCGTGTTCACGATACCGTCTGTTGGTGACAGGAAGTTGATAATCATGCCGGCTACAACGACGGTGGAGATGAAGTGGGGAAGATACGTAACGGTCTGGGCAAATCGCTTGAATGTGCGGTTCTTGATCTCTACGATGCAGACCGCGAACAGAATAGGGATGGAGAAGCCAAACAGGAGCGGTAGAAATGCGAGCAAAAACGTGTTACGCAGCAACCGCCAGAAGTAGATGGAATTCACGAACTGCTCAAACCAGCGAAGGCCCACCCAGTCCCCGCTAAACATGCCCTGCCCCGGAAGAAAATTGCGAAATGCCAATAGCACGCCAGGCATCGGGAGGTACATAAAAATAAGGTAATACAGAAAGATTGGCGAGAACATCAGCAACAGATACTTATCCCTTCTGATCAGGCTGAACAACGTGGACATGCGTCTCTTCACCTTAAATCGCTTCCCTTCGTTCATAATTACAACGTTTGAATTTTTCAATAAAATTCATGATCAGTTCACTGACACGTTTATTATTCAACCCATCTACATTTTGTAACAACCTATATTAATTTGCGTAATAATTAGACAATTGCTTGGAATAGTCCTCCTTACACCGTAGTTATTTCTCTTCAATGCTTACCAATACCACAATTACAACGTTGTAATTTTACCTTAAATGTATACGCTTACATAAACTTTTTCCCATCTTAGCAAAGTCTACATCGTTTGGCAACAACAAAATTCAGTGTCATGCTGTAACGTTCTGAATACAGTCCCCCATACGCGAGACTGCCCATTATAATCTACACGTGATTCCGATACTCCATTGCTTCCTCGTCATATTGGAACGGTAAGAACAGCGTAATGAGCGTTGAAACCTCTTTCGTTTTGTGACTACAATACACCTAGGACAATTGAGGATAACAGAAGGAAGGAATAACGCATGATTATTGATGTACAGCATGTCACGTGGAAAAGGGGCCCTCTCACCCTGCTGAACGATGTCAACTGGCAGGTTAATAACGGTGAACACTGGGCATTGCTTGGCCTGAATGGCTCCGGCAAAACAACACTCCTGAACATGATCACCGGATATCTCTGGCCAACCGAAGGCAAGATATCCGTGTTAGGCCATGAATATGGCGATGTGGATCTGAGAGAGCTTCGCAAATCCATTGGCTGGGTCAGCTCATCTCTGCAAGAGAAATTGCACGGCACAGACCGCACACAGTATGTGGTGATCAGCGGTAAACATGCCACCATTGGCTTATATGACAAGTTGTCAGATGATGATCTGGATCAGGCACAAGAATTAATGCGAACACTGGGCTGTCAGCACCTGTGGGACCGGGAATATCGCACCTGTTCTCAAGGCGAGAAACAGAAACTTCTCATTGCCCGAGCACTCATGGCCAATCCGCGCGTACTCATTCTGGACGAGCCTTGCAATGGACTGGATCTGTTCTCAAGAGAGCGACTGCTGGAGAGCATCCGTGAATTATCCCAGCGTCCGGATACTCCTTCACTCATCTATGTCACCCATCATACCGAGGAAATATTGCCCGTATTCAGTCACAGCCTCTTGCTGCGCCGAGGCGAAGTCGTCAGTAGTGGATTAACCGGCGATCTGATGAACACGGAAGTGCTGAGCAACTTCTTCGAGGCACCTGTTGAAGTTGATCGGCATGGAGAACGTGTCTATGTCAGAGCTGCAGCGGATTCATAATCGCGTGGTTATACACAGCAAATGTATCAAAGGTCACGGAACA belongs to Paenibacillus sp. FSL H8-0079 and includes:
- a CDS encoding extracellular solute-binding protein, which produces MRFKGAGRKSVMAAILAISLAGCSGGTGAGTDAGSTPTSSEPVFNYTGAGPVTDQPDAKLSVLGTNAWTTNVDLSTAAIVKKIESNAGVEVDWDLIPPQNYADAVNPRLAAGTGLPDIVYLPDQDQLMKYINSGLFIPINELVEKYGVNLKKIYEKSASVKASLTAPDGKMYYIPQQTLTRNYMPVFMINQRWLKQLGLNEPTTLDEFTAMLRKFKTDDPNGNGQADEIPLSMESKFVSLAFGPAFGLDLSNQFYADDQGKVHFSYYEPAYKEYLTYLNGLYKEGLLGVDYASTTSDQVTSRISQDVTGATFNFSWYMSMVYSPLFKDYDPAEPIFKGILPLKGPHGDQFYVGRTPVSGIFGITRDSKNPELAFRFLDYAVSEEAQTYYTWGIKDDTYTEENGVKTFTDKGKDNEYIQKLGIGPVNLPNIQSTDSADSVVAEWHAKLDKELEPYIREPFPFVYALPDEASVESMAMPDITTYVEEMNFKFISGDASLDQFDSYIETLKKMNIEQVIAGRQAQYDRYKAAQK
- a CDS encoding carbohydrate ABC transporter permease produces the protein MQKSSSDRLFYGCVYVLTILAVVITLYPFLYVISISFSSVDAIDKQKVVLWPVGFTLSGYQMVLQYKELWVSFYNTVWYTVVGTLLNIVATCLAAFPLSRQQFFLRRKLNFFIAFTMYFSGGLIPVYMLITSLGLYNTRWVMVLPVLVITFNVMICRSAFEGIPNEIFESASIDGANELTMLYRLAVPIIKPTLAVLTLYYAVFHWNNFFSALLYLGKQDMQPLQMFLRRVLIMASPEVMQKMGGTMTSGALAVSSLQVRYVSIVVSILPIVTIYPFIQRYFVKGITLGAVKG
- a CDS encoding ABC transporter permease subunit — its product is MKRRMSTLFSLIRRDKYLLLMFSPIFLYYLIFMYLPMPGVLLAFRNFLPGQGMFSGDWVGLRWFEQFVNSIYFWRLLRNTFLLAFLPLLFGFSIPILFAVCIVEIKNRTFKRFAQTVTYLPHFISTVVVAGMIINFLSPTDGIVNTLIAKLGMDKVNFMMEAGWFRTIFTSSDIWQSFGFSSIIYIAAIMGIDPEMYDSGKIDGVNKFQELWHLTLPSIKPTIVILLLLSLGGIMSVGFEKVYLLYNGATYETADVLSTYVYRMGIEGQNYGFATAVGLFNSIITFVLVFAANSMTRRLTKMSLW
- a CDS encoding ABC transporter ATP-binding protein, encoding MIIDVQHVTWKRGPLTLLNDVNWQVNNGEHWALLGLNGSGKTTLLNMITGYLWPTEGKISVLGHEYGDVDLRELRKSIGWVSSSLQEKLHGTDRTQYVVISGKHATIGLYDKLSDDDLDQAQELMRTLGCQHLWDREYRTCSQGEKQKLLIARALMANPRVLILDEPCNGLDLFSRERLLESIRELSQRPDTPSLIYVTHHTEEILPVFSHSLLLRRGEVVSSGLTGDLMNTEVLSNFFEAPVEVDRHGERVYVRAAADS